The nucleotide window AATAACTCTGAATGAAGTTACTTCACCTGACCTGACAACACGCGTGACCGAAATAAAAAAATCCGAGGGTAAACTTGACGTTGCTGAAGCAGATATAATTGTCTCCGGAGGACGTGGTGTAAAGGGACCAGAAAATTTCCATTTGATTGAAGAACTTGCTGAAACGCTTGGCGCAGCGGTAGGTGCATCTCGTGCGGTTGTGGACGCAGGCTGGAGATCTCATGGAGAGCAGGTTGGGCAGACAGGGAAAACAGTTTCCCCATCCCTTTATATTGCTTGTGGAATTTCAGGAGCCATTCAACACCTGGCAGGCATGTCTTCTTCAAAATATATTGTAGCAATAAATAAAGATAAAGATGCTCCTATTTTTTCCGTTGCTGATTATGGAATCACCGGAGATCTATTTGAAGTACTGCCAAAATTAACAGAAGAAATAAAAAAGTTGCGTTCATAAAAATTGGAAGAAGATTGCATAAAATTCAATGTGAAATATTAGGTTTATCCACCAGCTCCAATGCTGGTGGAGCGTATGGTCTGCTTTTAAAAGAGATAAATGGAAATCGAAGACTTCCTATAATCATCGGACCTTTTGAAGCTAATGCAATTGTTCTTGAACTTGAAGGCAGCAAACCGCCCCGTCCATTAACTCATGATTTAATCAAAAACTTAATTGATAATCTAAGCGCTTCCGTCCTCGAAATTGTGATTGATGAATTAAAAGACAATACTTTCTATGCAAAAATAGTACTTGAAATTGCAGGTTTGACTAATGAAATAGACTCACGACCAAGTGATGCAATCGCGCTTGCACTTAGAGCAAAAGTTCCGATTTATGTTAACGAAATTGTAATGGAGAAGGCATCGTTCATGCCCACAGAAGAGATTGAAGGTGAACAAGAACCAGAAGATTTATATGATACAGAGGACAAAGCAAAAACTCTAAACTCAAAAGAAGCCAGGATTGCAGCCTTGCAGGATAAATTGCGTGAGGCATTATCAAGTGAAGATTATGAACGAGCCGCCAAAATTAGGGATGATATAAAAAAGCTAACGAGTAATAATTAAAATACTTGCTTCCCGATCTCACACAGTGGACACTTTTGCTTTGAACAATAGTTCCTGAAAAGTTCGATCATTCCCTGATGCAGAATTGTTCGTTTTGAGGCATCCGTTAGTTTAAGTGTATTAGCTACTTCATCCACTAAATGATTATCACTGCCTTGGAAATAATTTGAAAAAACTTTTATCACTTTTTCTGATAAATCTTTTTTTCCGAAAATTTCGAAATAAGATGAGAGAATCGGAAGAATTACATTAACAATTATTTCATCGGCGCGTGATAATCCAATGAAATAATTAATCGGAACTTTTGCAGGTTTATTAAAAACATAATGCTCTCTCCAAAATCCACCGGCTTTTACTATAACGAGTTCTCTTAAATTAGAGGCAATTTGTTTATTTGAATGAGCATGTTCAATGATGCTAATGATACGTGGAAAATAGTTTTCACTAATTATTCGTTTAACAATTTCAGCACCGCCTGCAAGCCTGATAGTTGGAAAATTTTGAGGTCGCAGCTTAAAGAAATGCCATTGATCTTCATTAAAAATCTGACCATCATATTGAAGTTTTACCCCATCCCAGTGCTCTTCAATTTTTCTAAAATACACAGAAGAACTTTCATCCGGCATTTCATAAGTTTGCGGAATAAGTCCGCTAACTTTGAAAAGTGCCGTTTGGATAATTTCAATAAAAAAAGGTGAAGAGGAGAAATTTCTAATTATCGAAAGAGGAAATGCTCTTGCAAGTCTTACCATGATATCTTTATTTTTAGAATAGCCGAGAGCTTCGAAAATACTCTCATACAGAAGCTGTTCCCAATCACTTTTATCAGCGAAATCTTTGTGAGTAAAAGTTTTTTGAAAAAATTCTTCGTCAAGATTATATCTTATGACAGGTTCTCTAATATGCATTTCTTTAATGTAAACTATTTCTTTAAGTCTATTAACATGCTTTACGCATTTTGACTTAAATCTTTCCAGCCCAAGCTGATAAAGAAAATCAAGTTTTTCAGATTCAGATAGTAAAGAATTATCTTCGATGCAGGGCATTTTATCAAGTCGGAAACTTCGCTCATTGACTATTGCCTCTTGAATTTTATTCTTAATACTATCTTCCAAAAAATCCTCAAAGCAAATAGATTGGACTTTTCGCCCATCCTGGGTTACAACATAATTAAGTTTTTTTTCGGCTTGCAGTGTCGCATGCAAAATCACTCTGTTATAGCGATTATTAATATGA belongs to Ignavibacteriales bacterium and includes:
- a CDS encoding bifunctional nuclease family protein, producing the protein MHKIQCEILGLSTSSNAGGAYGLLLKEINGNRRLPIIIGPFEANAIVLELEGSKPPRPLTHDLIKNLIDNLSASVLEIVIDELKDNTFYAKIVLEIAGLTNEIDSRPSDAIALALRAKVPIYVNEIVMEKASFMPTEEIEGEQEPEDLYDTEDKAKTLNSKEARIAALQDKLREALSSEDYERAAKIRDDIKKLTSNN
- a CDS encoding DUF2851 family protein yields the protein MDSKSKTLEKFLYEIWKSQKFSKPLMTKDGEQIEVINCGEENRELAGPDFKNAKIKIGNLTFTGDVEIDKNYTDWKSHKHHINNRYNRVILHATLQAEKKLNYVVTQDGRKVQSICFEDFLEDSIKNKIQEAIVNERSFRLDKMPCIEDNSLLSESEKLDFLYQLGLERFKSKCVKHVNRLKEIVYIKEMHIREPVIRYNLDEEFFQKTFTHKDFADKSDWEQLLYESIFEALGYSKNKDIMVRLARAFPLSIIRNFSSSPFFIEIIQTALFKVSGLIPQTYEMPDESSSVYFRKIEEHWDGVKLQYDGQIFNEDQWHFFKLRPQNFPTIRLAGGAEIVKRIISENYFPRIISIIEHAHSNKQIASNLRELVIVKAGGFWREHYVFNKPAKVPINYFIGLSRADEIIVNVILPILSSYFEIFGKKDLSEKVIKVFSNYFQGSDNHLVDEVANTLKLTDASKRTILHQGMIELFRNYCSKQKCPLCEIGKQVF